The DNA segment ACCATGTGGACCATGCAGATTAAAAGGCACCTGAGATCAGAAATAAGATATGATCTAATGAGAAACTCATCAGAAAAAGAATTGCATAACATCCGATATATATCAGGCAAACCTCTGGAATCAAGCATATGTCTATTTGTCCACTAGCTAGGGATGCTTGCATAGCTATGAACCCACTACTACGGCCCATCAACTTCACAATTCCAATACCGTGGTATGCACTGTGCGCCtgcaaaagagagaaaaagaaacttCATCTAAAGCAGATTGCACGGAAGAAATATGATGCATAACAACTGTAATTGAGGACTcgttgcatcttcttgatgccagcAAATAACATCTTACTTCGTCAAAAAACAACTGTAATTGAGGAAAAAGCAAATGAGCACTTTTCTTCTGGAAATCAATCCTTAACATGAGATAATTTTTTACGATGTAATTTTAGAGGCAAATTTTTAAAAACTTGAGAAAACAACTCGAAGTCCAACAAATCAGGGAAAAAATAGACACTGATCACTAGGGAtattccaaaaaagaaaaagttagGCAATGCTGTCAAACAAGGTAGTTCTTGCAAGATTTGGCAACACGTGATCAATATGTCTTGAACTTGTAGTAGAAGATCAAGAAAATATAACTGCACTGAGAGTAATTCATAGAATCGAAGTTGATGAGATTGTCAATGGAATTCCTTCTCAAAAGAGATTGTCAACTGAATTAGGTCAGAGGAGGTCCAGCAAATTGAAGGGAGCAAAACATATGAAAAGAAGATAGAAGGTTCTTCCTATCATGGAATAGACCATAGAAGAAAGCGATGCATGACATTATTGTTGATCATGATGTAGTACCTCTATATAAGCAGAATTAATGGCTCTCTGTGCTTCTTCAACAGCAGTATCAAAACCAAATGTCTTATCCATAAGCATAATATCGTTGTCTATAGTTTTTGGCACACCAACTACAGCCACCTTCATACGTCTTTTACGGCACTGTACATCCAGTAGACAAAAACAAAATTAGAGTTTCTAACAATAGCAGAAGGACTTAATGTTATTAACCATTCAATAAGCAGGGACATAGGGAGAAACTACTAGACTATTACATATCCTTGCTCATCTGATACATTAGCTTTCTTCAATTTCAGGGGACAAAACTCTAAATTCAACGCATAATTTTCTATTTAAGAGGGACTTCCAAAAAAAAAGTTTCAGTGGAAGAGGGACCATTCACTCTACTTTTCTAAAAGAGCCACTAGAGAGAATCacttattctcgaaatattcatTTCTCTATACAGTCTCCAACTACACACCATACTAACCAAACTTCAACTAATCAGAGAACATTAATTGACATGCATATTGATCTAGAAGAGCACCCTATATGACTATAGAGGCCAGGCATAGATACCTCATCATGAATTGCATTTGCACCAGCATGTGTACCATTTCCACCCAGCACAAAGAGCATGTTGATTCCTCTTTCCTGACAATAGCAAAAGAAGCGAATCTTAGATAAACCCTAGCAAATTCATCTCTAATGCAACAATCCAAACGAGCTATATGTTTGTTGTATACGATAAAGTCAGTTAAGCACCTGGATGCTATCCACAATGTCACTAACTTTAGGTCCTCCACGTGATACCCCCAGCAAGCTTCCCCCAGAAAGATGAATATTTTGCACCACTTTCCTGGATAACTAAGAACAAAGCAGCCGGAAAAGAATCACTAAAACACATGACCTCATTAAAGAGAAATCTATCGATTGTAGAATAACATCTCATCAGTAACGACGGTTTGGAGATTAAAGTTAGGCTTTTGCACTTAATTCCGAATAACATAACTTGAAAATTTAAGGAGCATTTGGGCAGTGAAGAAGAGTTAATGTAACTTACTGGCATTTCGGCTAAATCTTTTTCTGAAAACCCACGATATCCAAAAGGAATTCCCACAATTTTCTTCACTCCATATATCTCAAGGGTGATAACTATCTGCGTCCAATGAAAACAAAGAGAGGATGACGAACAACAAAGTGCAGCAGCAATCAACTACATCCTGAGAAATCAaagaaccaaaaccaaacaatAATGAAATGCTATTACATGTCGAATAACATCGTTAAGCCCAGGGCAAAGTCCACCACAAGTTACAATTGCTGCTTTCACCTCTTCTGGCTTGAAATATATCTTCTCTCTGGGACCAGCACGGTGAACCCTAAAAAAATTGGTGCCAAAAGGTATATGTTAAAGTCTTACCAGTTTTCAAACAAGAATGATACTTGGCACAAAACTGTTGGATCTAAATGCAACAGCCCAAGCCCGTGGCACGTATTATCCGCTTTGGCCCAATAAACCTCACGGATTTGTGCCTTGGCATGCAACATTGTATATATCTAGTAATATTTAGTTATTAGAGGttgaatataaatttaaagaacCCTCTTTTTCTATTAATTCATTGAATAACTTCTTTTACatctcaagtctcaactatctaGTTTTATTTCTGTAAGCTATGAGAAAGGAAATTTCAAATTTAGAAGATGGCAAGGAAATGGATAGTGCCAATTCGGGTGTTGAACTGTTTGCATAGTGGAAAAGTCAACATTGATAGAGGACTTCGATTTGTGACAACTGGGAGCAGGAGCTTGTAGATGGAGAAAGAAAATTTAGTAATCTAGAATCATTTTGTCAATCTATAGACATGGCAACTATGGAAGACTTATGCCTGAATAAAAGGGGGTGAGACTGTGAGAGTGGTTAAACTGATATCAATAAGCAGTTAAGTTTGTAACATTTCCTCACAGGTATATAACTGTATCATGTAACTCTTTAATGTAGAAAATTCTAAAGAAGTTTACCATTGCTCTACCCATGAACAATTGGGATCAATGCACTCAGCACCAGCAGATGTTGGGGAGGAATAATTAATTACCTGAAATGTAAATTGTTAACTTAGAGTCAAAGACTTAAATAATATGAGTGCACTTGGAGGAAatagaacaaaaaaaaaacatttacttTTTCATCAGCAGACAACAAAAACAAATAGCTTACTTTGTCAACTACTTTGTCCATTCCAAAGATAGTCCTATTACACTTCTTGGGAGTCAAACCAACTTTTGACTAAGATgttcaaataaatatttttatggcCATTTTGAAATGGGAGGTTCAAGTTTAGTTTTTTATCAACTAATACCTAAATGATCAAAATGGACGAATTAATCTAAATTGATCCTCAATATGTGGaacgtgtgtatatatatatatattggaacaGTGAGATAGTACCATCTTCAGCAAGGAATAATACTTCGAGCTCTTAATTAACGGAAGAAAAAATAATACTTGTGACATAAAAACTGGATTTTTTAGCTTTTTGAACTGCCTACCTACTTTCCATCAAAATGATCCACATTAGACATGTAGGTGTATTTTGCACAGTCAAATAGAAAATCGGTATAGAAGACTTGATAGAGAAGAGGATCAAAAATAAGTAAACACAGCCACCCTCAACTGTAGGAAGAGGTAAATAGCAGCTAAAAAGGATAGATATtagctatgttgctcggactctcagAAGATGCCGTCGGGTGCgcgtcggatcctccaaaagtagtatatttttggaggatccgacacgggtgcaACAACATTTTTGGAGAGTCTGAGCAACTTAGGATGTTAGTGCGTGACTTATTTAATCTATCCATCTATGTCAAAGGAGAACAAGGAATCATAGTACCAGAGGAAAATTACTAGAAAGTAATATCTGTTCTCTGTACCAAGTCGAAAACTACATCAATACGAGCCAGAGCTTCTACATTTGAATTAAAGACAATAACCAAGTAGCTGGAGATCAGTGCTGACTGCTGAGAAGTAGATATACCACACAATAATCAACTTTAAATTGATATCACATGGTTTTTGACCTGAAGTCCATTACCGCTGGAAAACATGAGGGAGTGATAACCAATGTTACAGGCACTAATATAAGGGTAGGTACCCCACACCCATAAGTGCATGGTATGGGTTAGTGTATTTTGAAGAATCCCCACAAGAAGAATCTCATTAACTTCCCACATGATTTTTGAAAGGTATATTTCCCCATTTTCGCATGCAGTGGTAGATAAATATGACATGATTACTGGAAAAAAGATATATGTCACTTTTACTACCATAATCAACAGGAAACTGAATTTGATCGGTGAAAAGCTATGCAAAATTAGTAGGGACTTACTTTAAGAAGTACTCTATCATTATTGTTAATGTAACCATGCCATTTTTCATCTGAAGGGTAACCTTCTGCAAACTCCTCAGATACTGGAGTCCTGTAACAGGAATGATGCGTCAAAGTTAGTAAAATTACTCCTTAAGCAAATTTTCTGTCAGAAATCTTcattatttttaagaaaaaatatatCTCTTTCCATTTAATTACCAGACCACCTGGCCAAGTGCATTACAACAAATTATGCAAGAGAACTTGCAATACCAAAATTTGGATAAgtgataaagccaaatataaccaACTGAATATTGCAATACTAGTGGTACATAGAGAAAGGTAACTAATACTACAAGTGTACAACGCAGCAGAATAATCAAATTTGAATGGAATACTCCTCTATTCCAATTCATGTGATACTCGTTTCATACTAGGAGGTTGCAAAGAGTTATACTCCATATAACTTTCATAACTTTCAAGCATCCAAAATGATTAACTTACTTAAAAGTTTAAACTTTGATATGATATTTTATCTAtcaaattaaaatttcaaaagttattttaatatttactattttctttccctattgaATAACCGCACCTCTTTCTTTCTTTCCAAAAATAGAT comes from the Nicotiana sylvestris chromosome 4, ASM39365v2, whole genome shotgun sequence genome and includes:
- the LOC104233509 gene encoding ATP-dependent 6-phosphofructokinase 5, chloroplastic, producing the protein MESLSPAIGQKAILRYTTTYSYHDLFLSSVRLRTVRNPNRVSRRLRIRVQAKSGAFENSAAGGGCIDFSDPNWKLKYQREFEARFNIPHITDVFPDAVEYPSTFCLKMRTPVSEEFAEGYPSDEKWHGYINNNDRVLLKVINYSSPTSAGAECIDPNCSWVEQWVHRAGPREKIYFKPEEVKAAIVTCGGLCPGLNDVIRHIVITLEIYGVKKIVGIPFGYRGFSEKDLAEMPLSRKVVQNIHLSGGSLLGVSRGGPKVSDIVDSIQERGINMLFVLGGNGTHAGANAIHDECRKRRMKVAVVGVPKTIDNDIMLMDKTFGFDTAVEEAQRAINSAYIEAHSAYHGIGIVKLMGRSSGFIAMQASLASGQIDICLIPEVPFNLHGPHGVLRHLKYLLETKGSAVVCAAEGAGQDFLEKTNAKDASGNAVLGDIGVYLQQEIKKYFKEMGETSDVKYIDPTYMIRACRANASDGILCTVLGQNAVHGAFAGYSGITVGICNTHYVYFPIPEVISKPRVVDPNSRMWHRCLTSTGQPDFL